Proteins encoded by one window of Culicoides brevitarsis isolate CSIRO-B50_1 chromosome 2, AGI_CSIRO_Cbre_v1, whole genome shotgun sequence:
- the LOC134828729 gene encoding xanthine dehydrogenase-like: MEFQSEPLVFFVNGKKIIESKPQPETLLIHYLRETLHLTGTKEGCNEGGCGACTVMLSKYDRKNNRIRHFAVVACLLPLCAVHGMAVTTVEGIGNTREKLHPVQERIAKAHGIQCGFCTPGFVMSMYALLRNNDAPSLDDIEKAFQGNLCRCTGYRPIIDGYKTFTDDWQKNNFTNGCPMGENCCKNGGTKVDYQLFNQKDFGPYDPTQEIIFPPELKSSDKLDKNFLVFKGEKATWYRPVTVNQLITIKTQHPEAKIIGGNTEVGLELQASPGKFTHLIYVDKISEINFTKITNDGIRFGANLSLTDFESLLRTEVSGEKEESKASSYKAFLKMLHWFSGTQIRNVATAIGNIMTASPISDLNPIFLVCGASLEVMNNDGKIRSVPIDSKFFTGYRKTCLDKSDTVLSIFIPKSKVDEFFVVHKQARRRDDDIAIVNMAMKVKISPNNEILELKLAYGGVGPQIISPLNDEFKSKLLKFDVSTLDLCNKELTKYLKLNLKYDAPGAEVPYRQTLVLSLFHKAFFEIESLLRGKKENTEKFPPLKSLQLFEKTPESQPTIDPVGRPTVVVSAYKQSTGEAIFCDDIPRFKNELYLALVLSTKAHAKILSIDAEEALRQEGVKGFYSAKDIQPGMNSWGPYYKDETVFVENEVLCYGQVIGAVVAETKAQAQAASRLVKINYEELPAILTLEDAIEKESFYDESPQKLENGNVDKIFNETEHAIDGTFRTGKQEHFYLEPQSSIVVPKDSDELEIYCSTQWPELIQSQTARILNTSQSKINVRVKRIGGGFGGKEIRCALVALPCVVAAHKLKRPVRCTLSRQEDMIITGTRNPILFKYKVAFTKEGYLTGLDVKVWLNAGCTMDYSCLVVQRAIFHVQNAYNIPNIRCRGWTCKTNTPSNTAFRGFGSPQSMMIAEEAIRQVARYLNVDYVDLMDKNLYREGHLTHYNQKILNCNVERCFREVLQSSSYRSREAAVKKFNEENTWRKRGITVVPTVFGLGYIALFLNQAGALINVYTDGSVSLAHGGVEIGQGLHTKMIQIASRVLEIPATFIHINETATDKVPNATSTAASTASDLNGMAVLNASKIIKERIAPYKAQYPDKDWKYWVRKAYMDRVSLSATGFFKQTEIGYDEERNEGNAFYYFVFGAAVAEVEIDCLTGDHVVHRVDIVMDLGTSINPAVDIGQIEGAFMQGYGLYVMEEILFLPNGKQQTTGPGTYKIPTVNDIPREFNVSLLTDAPNPRAVCSSKAVGEPPLFMASAVFFALKEAIIAARKQENLGAEFVFNAPATAARIRMACGDKLTKEFDSDEISSQKPWAFPV; this comes from the exons atggaattccAAAGTGAACCACTTGTGTTTTTTGTGAATGGAAAAAAG ATAATTGAGTCGAAGCCGCAGCCAGAAACACTTCTTATTCATTATTTGCGTGAAACATTACATCTCACCGGTACAAAGGAAGGCTGCAATGAAGGCGGATGTGGCGCGTGCACCGTCATGCTATCAAAATACGATCGCAAAAATAATCGCATAAGACattttgctgttgttgcttGTCTCCTGCCGCTTTGCGCGGTCCATGGTATGGCAGTTACGACAGTTGAGGGCATCGGGAATACTCGAGAGAAGTTACATCCAGTGCAGGAACGCATTGCCAAGGCACACGGGATTCAATGTGGCTTTTGTACCCCCGGATTTGTCATGTCAATGTATGCATTGTTGCGAAATAACGATGCTCCGTCTTTGGATGATATTGAAAAAGCGTTCCAGGGAAATTTGTGTCGATGCACTGGTTACCGCCCAATTATCGACGGCTACAAGACATTCACCGACGACTGGCAGAAAAACAATTTCACTAATGGGTGTCCAATGGGAGAAAATTGCTGCAAGAATGGTGGAACTAAAGTGGATTACCaactttttaaccaaaaagaTTTCGGTCCCTACGACCCAAcgcaagaaattatttttcctcctGAATTAAAGTCATCGGATAAACTTGACAAGAATTTTCTCGTATTCAAAGGAGAAAAAGCTACCTGGTATCGTCCAGTTACTGTAAACCAGCTTATCACGATTAAAACACAACATCCTGAGGCGAAAATAATTGGTGGAAATACAGAAGTTGGACTCGAACTGCAAGCAAGCCCTGGAAAATTTACGCACCTTATCTACGTAGATAAGAtatcagaaattaattttacaaaaataacaaatgatGGAATTCGCTTTGGAGCAAATTTGAGTTTGACAGACTTTGAAAGCTTATTGCGAACTGAGGTGTCTGGAGAAAAGGAAGAATCAAAAGCAAGTTCCTACAAAGCATTTTTGAAGATGTTGCACTGGTTTTCCGGCACTCAAATTCGGAACGTAGCTACAGCAATCGGAAATATTATGACCGCTAGCCCAATTTCAGATTTAAATCCTATCTTTTTAGTATGTGGTGCAAG tCTCGAAGTCATGAATAATGATGGCAAAATAAGAAGTGTCCCTATTGactctaaattttttacggGATATCGTAAAACTTGCTTGGATAAATCAGATACCGTGCTCTCCATATTCATTCCAAAGAGTAAAGTTGACGAATTTTTTGTGGTTCATAAGCAGGCTCGACGACGCGACGATGATATTGCTATCGTAAATATGGCtatgaaagtaaaaatttctcctaataatgaaattttggagCTGAAACTCGCTTACGGTGGAGTGGGTCCCCAAATTATTTCACCATTGAATGATGAGTTTAAATCTAAACTTCTTAAATTTGATGTTTCGACACTGGATTTATGCAACAAAGAgttgacaaaatatttgaaattaaatttaaaatacgacGCTCCAGGTGCAGAAGTACCATACCGACAGACGCTGGTTTTGAGTCTCTTTCACAAAGCTTTCTTCGAGATAGAATCTTTACTTcgtggaaaaaaagaaaacactgAGAAATTTCCACCACTTAAAAGTTTGCAGTTGTTTGAAAAAACGCCAGAATCTCAGCCAACCATTGATCCAGTGGGACGTCCTACAGTTGTCGTGTCTGCTTACAAACAAAGTACTGGCGAAGCGATATTTTGTGATGATATTCCTCGCTTCAAGAATGAACTGTACTTAGCTTTAGTATTGAGTACCAAGGCACATGCGAAGATACTAAGCATAGATGCGGAAGAGGCTTTGCGACAAGAAGGCGTAAAAGGATTTTACAGTGCAAAAGATATCCAGCCTGGGATGAATAGTTGGGGTCCTTATTACAAAGATGAAactgtttttgttgaaaatgagGTTTTGTGTTACGGTCAAGTCATCGGAGCTGTGGTAGCTGAGACAAAAGCGCAAGCTCAAGCTGCAAGTCGTCtcgtgaaaattaattatgaggAATTGCCTGCGATTCTGACGTTAGAAGATGCAATCGAAAAAGAATCGTTTTACGACGAAAGTCCTCAAAAGTTAGAAAATGGAAATgtggataaaatatttaatgagacAGAACACGCCATCGATGGTACTTTCCGTACTGGGAAACaggaacatttttatttggagcCCCAAAGTTCAATCGTTGTTCCAAAG gactCGGATGAATTGGAAATTTATTGCTCCACACAATGGCCAGAATTGATCCAAAGTCAAACAGCGAGAATTCTCAACACGTCACAGTCGAAAATCAATGTCCGCGTTAAGCGAATCGGCGGTGGTTTTGGTGGCAAGGAGATTCGCTGTGCACTTGTTGCTTTGCCCTGTGTCGTGGCCGCTCATAAATTAAAACGGCCCGTTCGATGCACATTATCGCGTCAGGAAGATATGATAATTACCGGTACACGTAatccaattttattcaaatataaagTCGCATTTACAAAAGAGGGATATTTAACGGGATTAGATGTTAAAGTGTGGTTAAATGCTGGATGTACAATGGACTACTCGTGTTTG GTTGTGCAACGTGCAATTTTCCATGTGCAAAATGCCTACAACATTCCAAATATTCGCTGCAGGGGATGGACTTGCAAAACCAATACTCCTAGCAATACGGCTTTTCGTGGATTCGGGTCGCCGCAAAGCATGATGATTGCCGAAGAAGCCATTCGACAGGTTGCACGGTATCTGAATGTCGACTACGTTGATTTGATGGACAAGAATTTATATCGAGAAGGACATTTAACGCACTacaatcagaaaattttgaattgcaaCGTTGAGAg atGTTTCCGAGAAGTACTGCAAAGCTCGTCGTATAGATCACGCGAAGCTgccgttaaaaaattcaacgagGAAAACACGTGGCGAAAACGAGGAATTACAGTTGTTCCCACCGTTTTCGGTCTCGGCTACATCGCGCTATTCTTGAATCAAGCAGGAGCACTGATCAACGTTTACACGGACGGATCTGTCTCGTTAGCACATGGTGGTGTCGAGATTGGACAAGGATTACATacaaaaatgatacaaattgCTTCTCGCGTGCTCGAAATTCCAGCAACTTTTATTCACATAAATGAAACGGCAACAGATAAAGTCCCGAACGCAACCAGTACAGCAGCATCTACGGCATCCGATTTAAATGGCATGGCTGTGCTCAATGCcagcaaaataattaaagagagAATTGCACCGTACAAGGCACAGTATCCCGATAAGGACTGGAAATATTGGGTGCGGAAAGCATACATGGACCGAGTGTCGTTGTCCGCAACGGGCTTCTTCAAGCAAACCGAAATTGGATACGATGAGGAACGCAACGAAGGAAATGCCTTTTACTATTTTGTCTTTGGAGCGGCTGTCGCCGAAGTCGAGATAGACTGCTTGACTGGCGATCATGTCGTTCATCGTGTTGACATTGTCATGGATTTGGGCACAAGTATCAATCCCGCGGTAGATATTGGTCAAATTGAAGGTGCTTTCATGCAAGGATACGGTCTTTACGTGatggaagaaattttatttttgcccaATGGAAAACAGCAAACTACTGGTCCTGGTACCTACAAAATTCCCACTGTCAATGACATTCCGCGCGAATTTAATGTTTCATTACTGACGGACGCTCCGAATCCGCGGGCTGTTTGTTCATCCAAAGCTGTTGGCGAGCCTCCGCTGTTCATGGCATCGGCTGTATTTTTCGCCCTCAAGGAAGCAATTATCGCAGCGAGAAAACAAGAAAACTTGGGAGCAGAATTTGTTTTCAATGCACCGGCGACTGCAGCACGAATTCGCATGGCATGCGG